Genomic window (Lycium barbarum isolate Lr01 chromosome 2, ASM1917538v2, whole genome shotgun sequence):
aatttcaacaatttgaaggcAAGGGAAATCCAAAGCAACATATTGCACCTTTGGTTGAAACGTGTAACAACGTTGGGACCTATGGAGACTATCTTGTTAAGCAGTTCGTCCGCTTCCTCAAGGGAAATGCCTTTGACTGGTACACAGATCTTGAGCCTAATTCTATCGATAGTTAGGAGCAACTAGAGCAGGAGTTCCTCAATTGATTTTATAGCATAAGACATACCATGAGCATGGTCGAACTTATAAGCACTTGCCAGAGGAAGAGCGAACTAGTTATCGATTTCATCAATCGATGAAGAAATGcaagtctaaactgcaaagataggcTCAACGAAGATTCTGCGATAGAGATGTGTATCAAAGGAATGTATTAGGGGCTTCACATATTGCAAGGAATTAAGGCTGGGTATAACCCCAACAAGCCATCAAAGTTAGGGAAACTTCTATCAGGAGCTACTATGATGCAATCACATGAAGGTTTGGGATACAACCAACCTCCACCAGTTTGTATATCCATAGAAAGGGAACGTACCAACTACTTCACTATGGAAGATGAGTCTGTTGCTTTCAACAAAAGgccttcagggtttgatcatctTGGAATGTCGGGCACAAAAGCTTATGTGTTTGACAGATTAGAGCcattgaagatgaagaagaacaaGAACAAGTTCCACAGAAATTATCAAAGCGTGAAAATGCTCGCTTTGCCTAGAACCCAGAAGGATATACAAAGTCTGATTCCTTCTAGAATGACACGACAAACAAACCTTGTGGTTTCATATGGGGAGGTACTAAAAGCAAAGTCTCACACTGTGGTGTATACCAAGGAGCGTGACGAAGATGAGGAAAGTGTAGGATCTTCATATCATATTACTGCATGAAGTGATCAAGATACCTCATTTCAGAGGGAGATTGCCAAGAAATGTACCACATATCTTTCTATGATGGTGATCCTCAAGAGGATGAAGATGTAAGAGATGCTCCTCTGGAACTTGAAGAAGGGGTGAAGACCACAGTAGACTCCTTGCAAGAAGTTAATCTATGTACTAATGAAGACCCACGGCCCACCAACCTAAGTGCTTTTCAAACAGCTGATGAAGAAGACACTTACATGGAAATACTAAAAAAATATAGGGATGTTTTTGCTTGGAGTGATAAAGAGATGCTTGGATTGGATCCCAAAGTAGTAGTCCATCATTTGGCGGTCAAGAATAGTGCCTGTCCTGTTAAGCAGCCCCAGAGGCATTTCAAACTAGATTTGGTTCCTTCGATCAAAAATGAAGTTGGATTTATTCTTGAAGTTAAACACCCTACGTGGATTTCGAGTATCGTTCCCGTGAAGAAGAAGACTGGCCAAATTCGAGTTTGTGTTGACTTTAGGGATCTTAATAATGTATGTCCTAAAGATGATTTACCACTTCCCATCCTAGAGTTGATGATTGATGCTACCACTGATTGTGAGGCAATGTCTTTCTTGGACGGTTCATCAGGCTATAACCAAATTCGCATGGTGCCGAAAGATAAAGATCTTATCGTATTTCGTACACCCAAGGGTATTTATTGTTACAAAGTgatgcctttcggtttgaaaAATGCTGGTGCCATATACCAAAGGGCTATGTCGAATATCTTTGATGATTTGCTCCACAAAAATGTTGAATGCTATGTAGACGATttggtggtaaaatcaagaaagagAAATGACCACTTGCAAGGCCTAAGAATGGTGTTAGAGTGACTTCGGAGGTATAAACTTCGAATGAATCCATTGAAATGTGCCTTCGGAGTTACTTATGGAAAATTCCTTGGTTTCATTGTTCAACATCGAAGAAtcgaaattgatcaagccaaagttgatgcgattttgaaaatgcccgagcctcgaaatattcatgagttaaaAAGACTGCAAGGGAAGCTAGCATACATTAGGAGATTCATTTCTAATTTAGCTGGAATAAGGTGCCAACCattcagtcgtctcatgaagaaggACGCCCCTTTTAAGTGGGACGAAGCATGTGCTAATGCCTTCGAGAAGATCAAGTCATATTTAATGAAGCCTCCAGTTCTAGTAGCCCCTGTACCTAGAAAACCATTGATATTATACATTTTAGCACAAGAAAGGAAGATTTGAGCGTTATTTTCCCAAGAGaatagtgaagaaaaagaaaattctctTTACTACTTGAGCAGAATGATGACACCAACTGAGCTGAATTACATACCAATTGAAAAGTTGTGTTTGGCGCTAGTCTTCTCGATTCAAAAGTTGAAGTACTACTTTCGAGCTCATAGAGTTCACCTTATTTCCGGAGCAAATCCATCAAGTTTGTGATAAACCAATCCTCGGTGATCATTAGCAAGGTGGTACCTCTAATTTCAATAATTTGAGATTACATACAACCCTCAAAAGGTTTTAAAAGGACAGGCATTGGCGGACTTCTTGGCGGATCACCCGATACCTGATGATTGGGAGCTAACCGATGAACTTCCCCAAGAAGATGCAATGATCATTGAAATTCAACTCTGTGGAAAATGCACTTTGATGGTGTTGCACAACGTGATGGAGCTAGTGCTGGTGTGGTGTTTGTTACTCCACAAGAAGAAGTTCTACCATACTCCTTTACTCTGACACAATGTTGCTACAACAATGTCGCTGAATATCAAGCATTAATACTTGGACTTGAAATAGTAGTCGACATGAAGCAGTTGCAGTTACAAGTATTTGGTGACTCTCCGTTGGTGATCAATCAACTCTTGGGAAGCTATGAAGTCAGGAAGCCTAAATTACTCCCCAATCATGGTTATGCTCAGAAGTTGATAGGATGGCTTGGTGATGTGACTCTTCAGCACGTTCTAAGGAAGGAAAATAAGAAAGCCAATACTTTAGCTGCTCTAGCTTCAACGCTAACTCTGCCAGATCAAACACAAGTGACTATCTACCAAAAATGGGTAGTACCTTCACCAAATAAGGATAAAGGCACGGAAAATGAGCATGAGCATCTCGTAGCTATTTCTGAAGCTGCAAAGGAAGACT
Coding sequences:
- the LOC132628656 gene encoding uncharacterized protein LOC132628656, coding for MHFDGVAQRDGASAGVVFVTPQEEVLPYSFTLTQCCYNNVAEYQALILGLEIVVDMKQLQLQVFGDSPLVINQLLGSYEVRKPKLLPNHGYAQKLIGWLGDVTLQHVLRKENKKANTLAALASTLTLPDQTQVTIYQKWVVPSPNKDKGTENEHEHLVAISEAAKEDWQKPIIDYLSYGILPEDSRRRTEIRRRAP